A stretch of Henckelia pumila isolate YLH828 chromosome 4, ASM3356847v2, whole genome shotgun sequence DNA encodes these proteins:
- the LOC140865383 gene encoding protein ROOT PRIMORDIUM DEFECTIVE 1, giving the protein MRAIISYASKISVSKSLIRTMSQSTSIPKKQVRIRDHGYDDYMEVEKKMRKVLGFQELILSQPNKMISTSRLDSLSRRIGFKQLEAGRFILKFPHVFEVFEHPVQRILYCRLTRKAISQIQRENEALLNQVPEAVTRIRKLLLMSNTGRIRLEHVRIARKEFGLPDDFEYSVILKYPDYFRLFDADETRNKYIGMVERNENLGVSEIEKAREREYREKGADAEDVRFSFIVNFPPGFKIGKYYKIAVWKWQRFPYWSPYENVSGYDLRSLEAQKRMEKRAVAMIHELLSLTVEKKITLERIAHFRMALDLPKKLKEFLLQHQGIFYISTRGNQGKLHTVFLREAYKKGELVEPNELYLARRKLAELVLMSPRKARIDKELIHYRRGREEDDMRGVRGDYMGVDFQIKENGGTGEELDGVLDVSSSSDCSDEDDRIGVGESVLCD; this is encoded by the coding sequence ATGCGGGCCATAATTTCATACGCTTCAAAGATTTCTGTGTCCAAAAGTCTTATCCGAACCATGTCCCAATCCACATCCATCCCCAAGAAGCAGGTTCGAATCCGAGACCACGGCTACGATGATTACATGGAAGTCGAGAAGAAGATGCGCAAAGTCCTCGGATTCCAAGAGCTGATCCTCTCACAACCCAACAAAATGATTTCCACTTCACGCCTGGACTCACTATCTCGCCGAATCGGATTTAAGCAGCTTGAAGCAGGTCGGTTTATCCTCAAATTCCCCCACGTTTTCGAGGTATTTGAACACCCGGTGCAGAGAATTCTCTATTGCCGGCTGACCAGGAAAGCTATCTCACAAATTCAGCGGGAGAACGAAGCTCTTTTGAATCAAGTACCGGAAGCGGTGACCCGTATTAGAAAGTTGCTTTTGATGTCTAACACGGGTCGGATTAGGTTAGAACATGTTCGGATCGCCCGCAAAGAGTTTGGTTTACCGGATGACTTCGAGTATTCAGTAATTTTGAAGTACCCGGATTATTTTAGACTGTTTGATGCTGATGAGACTAGGAACAAGTATATCGGAATGGTGGAAAGAAATGAAAATTTAGGTGTTTCTGAGATTGAGAAAGCGAGGGAAAGAGAGTACAGAGAGAAGGGCGCTGATGCAGAGGATGTTCGGTTTTCGTTTATTGTTAATTTTCCTCCTGGGTTTAAGATTGGGAAGTATTACAAGATTGCAGTTTGGAAATGGCAGAGGTTCCCATATTGGTCACCGTACGAGAACGTGTCAGGATATGACTTGAGGTCTTTGGAGGCACAGAAGAGGATGGAGAAGAGAGCGGTGGCAATGATTCACGAATTGCTCTCATTAACCGTGGAGAAGAAGATAACATTGGAGAGAATCGCGCATTTTAGGATGGCATTGGATTTGCCAAAGAAGCTGAAGGAATTCTTGCTCCAACATCAGGGGATATTTTACATTTCGACTAGGGGGAATCAGGGGAAGCTTCACACTGTTTTCTTGAGGGAGGCGTATAAGAAGGGGGAGTTGGTGGAGCCGAATGAGTTATATTTGGCTCGGAGAAAGTTGGCCGAGTTGGTGTTGATGAGTCCAAGAAAAGCAAGAATAGATAAGGAGTTAATTCATTACAGGAGGGGAAGAGAGGAGGATGATATGAGGGGTGTTAGAGGAGATTACATGGGGGTCGATTTTCAGATCAAGGAAAATGGTGGGACTGGAGAAGAGTTGGATGGTGTTTTAGATGTTAGTAGTTCTTCGGATTGCTCTGATGAAGATGACAGAATTGGTGTAGGAGAGTCTGTCTTGTGCGACTGA